A section of the Ciceribacter thiooxidans genome encodes:
- a CDS encoding ABC transporter ATP-binding protein: MRQGLILDKVAVERGRTTIVSHFSAALVPSQLVAVIGPNGAGKSTLLGAIAGDIPHKGSILWNGQPVDRAAVGFMPQYCAVRAELSVLQVLLLGRHEKLGWHVREDDLSAAAEILCSLGLDHLAERPMTTLSGGQQQMVLLAQRLMREPRLLILDEATSALDLRHQIGVLDLLKDYAKRTGALVLIAIHDLNLASRHADSLMLLHGGELVSHGTSSEVLTLPAIRSIYQIEAEVLRCRSGLPVVVPLGVAAFAPIRDAAQ; the protein is encoded by the coding sequence ATGCGGCAAGGTCTCATACTGGACAAAGTAGCTGTCGAGCGTGGTCGAACAACGATCGTCAGCCATTTCTCGGCCGCTCTCGTTCCCTCCCAGCTCGTCGCCGTCATCGGACCGAACGGTGCCGGCAAGTCCACACTCCTCGGAGCGATCGCCGGCGATATCCCTCACAAGGGCTCGATCCTCTGGAACGGTCAGCCTGTCGATCGCGCCGCCGTCGGCTTCATGCCGCAATATTGCGCAGTCCGGGCGGAGTTGTCCGTGTTGCAGGTTCTGCTGCTCGGCCGCCACGAAAAGCTCGGCTGGCACGTGCGCGAGGATGATCTCTCGGCTGCGGCCGAAATCCTCTGCTCCCTCGGCCTCGACCATCTGGCCGAGCGCCCCATGACGACGCTTTCCGGCGGGCAGCAGCAGATGGTGCTCCTCGCGCAGAGGCTCATGCGCGAGCCACGCCTGCTCATTCTGGATGAAGCGACCAGCGCACTCGATCTGCGTCATCAGATCGGCGTGCTGGACCTCCTCAAGGATTATGCGAAGCGAACCGGTGCACTCGTCCTGATCGCCATCCACGACCTCAATCTCGCTTCGCGACACGCGGACAGCCTGATGCTGCTTCACGGAGGAGAACTCGTGTCTCATGGAACCTCGTCCGAGGTCCTGACACTGCCAGCCATCCGGTCGATCTACCAGATCGAGGCAGAGGTGCTGCGCTGCCGCTCCGGCCTGCCGGTCGTCGTTCCGCTCGGTGTCGCTGCCTTCGCCCCGATACGTGATGCCGCCCAGTAG
- a CDS encoding FecCD family ABC transporter permease, which yields MTADASTIERLRGDYRRAALLRALALTIASASLVAFMVIDLATGPSGMPVSTVWSTLLAGPNGSDTMAVTILWQLRMPQTLMGALVGASLGICGLQMQTILSNPLASPFTLGFSAAAGFGAALAIMFGGLLPLPDFLVVPVSAFLMTLVACALVYSIASLRGATPEILVLAGIAVLFFFQSMQSLLQFLASPEVLQQIVFWLFGSLLKATWLSVAVLSIVLALVLPFVLRDSWKLTVLRLGDANAASLGLSVESLRTKTFLLVAVMTAAAVSFVGTIGFIGLIAPHAARAAVGEDHRFALPMAALAGATMLVAASVFGKLISPGAVIPVGIITAVAGVPVLFAVIARRSRGGV from the coding sequence ATGACCGCCGACGCTTCGACGATCGAAAGGCTGCGCGGCGATTATCGCCGTGCAGCCCTTCTACGGGCGCTGGCGCTGACCATTGCGTCCGCCAGCCTCGTTGCTTTCATGGTCATCGACCTCGCGACCGGACCGTCGGGAATGCCGGTTTCAACCGTCTGGTCGACACTGCTGGCCGGACCGAATGGTAGTGACACGATGGCCGTCACGATCCTCTGGCAGCTGCGGATGCCGCAGACGTTGATGGGCGCACTCGTCGGCGCCAGTCTCGGCATTTGCGGGCTGCAGATGCAGACCATCCTCTCAAATCCGCTTGCGAGCCCGTTCACGCTCGGCTTTTCGGCCGCAGCCGGTTTCGGAGCCGCACTTGCGATCATGTTCGGCGGGCTCCTGCCGCTTCCGGATTTTCTCGTGGTCCCGGTCTCCGCCTTCCTTATGACGCTTGTCGCCTGCGCGCTCGTCTATTCGATTGCGTCGCTCCGCGGCGCGACACCGGAGATCCTGGTGCTCGCCGGCATTGCCGTGCTTTTCTTCTTCCAGTCGATGCAATCGCTTCTGCAGTTCCTCGCATCGCCCGAAGTCCTGCAGCAGATCGTCTTCTGGCTCTTCGGCAGCCTGCTCAAGGCGACGTGGCTCAGCGTCGCTGTCCTCTCGATCGTGCTCGCGCTCGTCCTGCCTTTCGTACTGCGCGATTCGTGGAAATTGACCGTCTTGCGGCTCGGCGACGCCAATGCCGCGAGCCTCGGGCTGTCGGTGGAGAGCCTCCGCACGAAGACCTTCCTGCTCGTCGCCGTCATGACGGCAGCCGCCGTTTCCTTCGTCGGCACCATCGGCTTTATCGGCCTGATCGCCCCGCATGCGGCACGGGCAGCCGTCGGCGAGGATCATCGCTTCGCCCTGCCGATGGCCGCACTGGCCGGCGCGACAATGCTGGTCGCGGCCTCGGTTTTCGGCAAACTCATCTCACCCGGTGCAGTCATCCCGGTCGGCATTATTACCGCGGTTGCCGGCGTACCCGTGCTGTTCGCCGTCATCGCCCGGCGCAGTCGTGGAGGCGTCTGA
- a CDS encoding ABC transporter substrate-binding protein: MKTLLKCMIAGLAMILAGPALAEIRVTDVKGREVTLAAPAKRVILNFYYEDYIAVVGPGAMDKVVALSLSTWKDWRPKQFAKYLEAIPTISDIPDVGDAENGTFSAEKVIAAKPDLVILGVWTYDAMGDTVRQIEQAGIPVVTLDYNAQTLEKHIQSTLILGKVMGSEDRAEKLVANYKSAMDDIAARIKAAGPSNKKVYVELAQKGPSEVGNSYGNGMWGTLVDSLGGLNIAKGQVENWGPLSPEYVLTQKPDLIFLAGSEWLNKPQAVSVGFGADPVVTRERMKAYLGRPGWSELPAVVSGNVHAIYHGGTRTLSDYVYAQYIAKQLYPEAFKDVHPAKNLAQYYETWLPIKADGVFVLPYPAPGQ, encoded by the coding sequence ATGAAGACACTGCTCAAATGCATGATCGCCGGGTTGGCGATGATCCTCGCCGGGCCGGCACTGGCCGAGATCAGGGTGACGGACGTCAAGGGACGAGAGGTGACGCTCGCCGCACCGGCGAAACGCGTCATCCTCAATTTCTATTATGAAGACTACATCGCCGTGGTCGGGCCGGGAGCGATGGACAAGGTGGTGGCACTCTCGCTTTCCACCTGGAAGGACTGGCGTCCGAAACAGTTTGCAAAGTACCTGGAAGCAATCCCGACAATCTCGGACATTCCGGACGTGGGTGACGCCGAGAACGGAACCTTCTCCGCCGAGAAGGTCATCGCCGCCAAGCCCGATCTCGTCATCCTCGGGGTTTGGACCTATGACGCGATGGGCGACACCGTGCGGCAGATCGAGCAGGCCGGCATTCCGGTCGTCACGCTCGACTACAACGCCCAGACGCTCGAGAAACACATTCAGTCGACGCTCATTCTCGGCAAGGTCATGGGTTCGGAGGACAGGGCTGAAAAGCTCGTCGCCAACTACAAGAGCGCGATGGATGACATCGCAGCGCGGATCAAGGCTGCCGGCCCGTCGAACAAGAAGGTCTACGTAGAGCTCGCACAGAAAGGTCCATCCGAAGTCGGCAACAGCTACGGCAACGGCATGTGGGGCACACTGGTCGACTCCCTCGGCGGCCTCAACATCGCCAAGGGACAGGTCGAGAATTGGGGACCTCTCAGCCCCGAATATGTGCTGACCCAGAAACCCGACCTCATCTTCCTTGCCGGTTCGGAATGGCTGAACAAGCCGCAGGCGGTCTCGGTCGGCTTCGGTGCCGATCCGGTTGTCACGCGCGAAAGGATGAAGGCTTATCTCGGCCGCCCCGGCTGGTCGGAACTGCCGGCGGTCGTCTCCGGCAACGTTCATGCCATCTATCATGGCGGCACGCGGACGCTCTCCGACTACGTCTACGCCCAGTACATAGCAAAGCAGCTCTATCCGGAGGCATTCAAGGACGTGCACCCGGCGAAGAACCTCGCGCAATATTACGAAACATGGCTGCCCATCAAGGCCGACGGCGTCTTCGTTCTGCCCTATCCGGCGCCGGGTCAATGA
- a CDS encoding helix-turn-helix domain-containing protein → MLNISVPKEAARVAPPELVLTFPRQARSTQSRVISPGTTIYFEGFRRSPAYRLVDGCVAISQTLRDGRRQIVDILGPGRLFGLSLGDSNACSAESLTYTHIEQLDDSLAPSETQQEVHLMLRRAQAHATLLGRKTAMEKVASAVLDLSCQFARPSRSSKRRRVTFTLYLTRADLADWLGLTVETVSRCLNQLKRGALIDFTHPEIVTILDRDALLEIADINGTCRSM, encoded by the coding sequence ATGCTCAACATTTCCGTTCCCAAGGAGGCAGCCCGCGTTGCGCCTCCTGAACTCGTGCTTACGTTCCCGCGGCAGGCACGCTCCACGCAGAGCCGGGTCATTTCGCCCGGGACGACGATTTACTTCGAAGGTTTCCGTCGTTCGCCTGCCTATCGCCTCGTTGACGGCTGCGTGGCGATATCGCAGACGCTCCGGGATGGCCGTCGCCAGATCGTCGACATTCTTGGCCCCGGACGTCTGTTCGGGCTCTCGCTAGGCGACAGCAACGCCTGCTCGGCTGAGAGCCTGACCTACACCCATATCGAGCAACTGGACGACAGCCTCGCCCCCTCAGAGACGCAGCAGGAGGTTCATCTCATGCTGCGGCGGGCACAGGCGCACGCAACCCTTCTCGGTCGGAAGACCGCGATGGAGAAGGTTGCTTCGGCCGTCCTCGACCTCTCGTGCCAGTTCGCGCGGCCCTCGAGATCCTCGAAGCGTCGACGGGTGACCTTTACGCTCTATCTCACCCGAGCCGATCTCGCCGACTGGCTGGGCCTGACGGTCGAAACAGTCAGCCGTTGCCTCAACCAGCTCAAGCGTGGGGCACTGATCGATTTCACCCATCCGGAAATCGTAACGATCCTGGATCGTGACGCTCTGCTTGAGATCGCTGACATCAACGGCACATGCCGTTCGATGTGA
- a CDS encoding class 1 fructose-bisphosphatase, with product MVSATLDAFLSSYISSGDPLRIAVSQTVRQLALTAVTMRKTINQGALGSAFAGHRGRSNSDGDAQKDLDVHADDMFIEAMRQAPVCLYGSEELEHPVVLDPGAPIAVAIDPLDGSSNIDTNVSIGTIFSILPVVGEPVSERNASFFQPGGAQLAAGFFIYGPQLALVLTVGNGTHVFVFSSRLGTFMQAYESVVLAPKTQEFAINAANYRHWDESVRLYVDDCLKGAEGPREKEFNMRWIASLVAETYRILMRGGVFLYPGDKRKGYGDGRIRLVYEANPIAFLIEQAGGAATDTVNRILELTPQSMHQRVPLIFGSAREVHRIARYHTDPSFIGERAPLFNNRGLFRA from the coding sequence ATGGTTTCGGCGACCCTAGACGCCTTTCTGAGTTCCTACATTTCAAGCGGAGACCCGCTCAGGATCGCAGTCTCCCAGACGGTTCGGCAGCTTGCCCTGACCGCCGTGACGATGCGTAAGACCATCAATCAGGGCGCACTCGGCAGCGCATTCGCCGGGCATCGCGGGCGTTCCAACAGCGACGGCGACGCTCAGAAGGACCTCGACGTCCATGCCGATGACATGTTCATCGAGGCGATGCGGCAGGCGCCGGTCTGTCTCTACGGTTCGGAAGAGCTGGAACACCCTGTCGTCCTTGATCCGGGCGCGCCGATCGCCGTGGCGATCGATCCGCTCGACGGTTCATCGAATATCGACACCAATGTCTCGATCGGCACCATCTTTTCGATCCTCCCTGTGGTCGGTGAACCGGTCAGCGAGCGAAACGCCTCCTTCTTCCAACCGGGAGGCGCCCAGCTCGCTGCCGGCTTTTTCATCTACGGTCCGCAGCTCGCGCTGGTGCTGACGGTCGGCAACGGTACCCACGTCTTCGTCTTTTCCTCGCGTCTCGGGACTTTCATGCAGGCCTATGAAAGCGTGGTGTTGGCGCCCAAAACCCAGGAATTCGCGATCAATGCCGCCAACTATCGGCACTGGGACGAGTCCGTTCGCCTCTATGTCGACGACTGCCTCAAGGGAGCGGAGGGCCCGCGGGAGAAGGAGTTCAACATGCGCTGGATCGCTTCTCTGGTTGCCGAAACCTATCGTATTTTGATGCGCGGCGGCGTGTTTCTCTACCCCGGCGACAAACGCAAGGGTTATGGCGACGGTCGGATCCGGCTCGTCTACGAGGCCAACCCGATCGCCTTCCTCATCGAGCAGGCGGGCGGAGCCGCGACGGATACGGTCAACCGGATCCTGGAACTGACGCCACAGAGCATGCATCAGCGCGTGCCGCTGATCTTCGGCTCGGCGCGCGAAGTGCATCGGATCGCCCGCTACCATACGGATCCGAGCTTCATCGGCGAGCGTGCGCCTCTCTTCAACAATCGCGGCCTCTTCAGGGCCTGA
- a CDS encoding phosphoribulokinase produces MSTKHPIISITGSSGAGTTSVKRIFEQIFRRENIEAAFIEGDAFHRYDRQAMKAKVAEEQANGNPNFTHFNAEANELEILEQVFDEYSRRGSGRTRTYIHDDEEAAQYNAPAGTFTDWREFGPSDLLFYEGLHGCAVTEQVNLARFGDLKIGVVPVINLEWIQKIHRDRATRGYSTEAVMDVILRRMPDYVRYITPQFTQTDINFQRVPIVDTSNPFVARWIPTADESMLVIRFAKPRGIDFPYLLSMIHDSFMSRANSIVVPGNKLDLAMQLILTPLILQLIERRNRAS; encoded by the coding sequence ATGTCCACAAAGCACCCGATCATCTCGATCACCGGCTCCTCCGGCGCCGGCACGACCTCGGTAAAGCGGATTTTCGAGCAGATCTTCCGCCGGGAGAACATCGAGGCCGCGTTCATCGAAGGCGACGCCTTCCACCGCTACGACCGCCAAGCCATGAAGGCAAAAGTCGCCGAAGAGCAGGCGAACGGCAATCCCAACTTCACGCATTTCAACGCCGAGGCGAACGAGCTCGAAATTCTCGAGCAGGTCTTTGACGAATATTCTCGCCGCGGCTCGGGTCGGACCCGGACCTACATCCACGATGACGAAGAGGCTGCCCAATACAATGCGCCGGCCGGTACGTTCACGGACTGGCGGGAGTTTGGCCCGAGCGACCTCCTCTTCTACGAGGGGCTGCACGGCTGCGCAGTAACGGAGCAGGTCAATCTCGCACGCTTCGGAGACCTGAAGATCGGGGTCGTCCCCGTCATCAACCTCGAATGGATCCAGAAGATTCACCGGGACCGGGCGACCCGCGGCTATTCGACCGAGGCGGTCATGGACGTGATCCTGAGGCGTATGCCGGACTATGTGCGCTACATCACACCGCAATTCACGCAGACGGACATCAACTTCCAGCGTGTGCCGATCGTCGACACCTCAAACCCCTTCGTGGCGCGCTGGATACCGACGGCTGACGAATCGATGCTCGTCATCCGGTTCGCCAAGCCGCGGGGAATCGACTTCCCGTATCTGCTTTCGATGATCCACGACTCTTTCATGTCGCGGGCCAATTCGATCGTCGTGCCCGGCAACAAGCTCGATCTCGCCATGCAGCTCATTCTGACGCCGCTCATCCTGCAACTGATCGAGCGCCGCAATCGCGCATCCTGA
- the tkt gene encoding transketolase — MQEQALKTSPEPIEVSERDMANAVRALAMDGVQRANSGHPGMPMGMADVATVLFTRFLKIDPAHPDWPDRDRFVLSAGHGSMLQYALHYLVGYPDMTVEELKRFRQLGARTAGHPEYGHASGIETTTGPLGQGISSAVGMAIAERLANARFGDALVDHYTYVIAGDGCLQEGISHEAIDLAGHLRLSRLIVLWDNNSISIDGPTNLSTSMDQLSRFTAAGFDVQEVDGHDFEAIERAIAHARQSDRPSLISCRTVIGKGAPNLQGSEKTHGAPLGDAEIAAAREVLQWPHAPFDVPEAILDRWSEVAERGDEARRRWTARLEASPEAEAFQRTLRKELPETLFEALDAFRREHVEKATKVATRKASEMVLGVVNGLTDLTIGGSADLTHSNLTVTKGMEDVTAKDFSGRYIHYGIREHGMAAAMNGLALHGGFIPYGGTFLVFSDYARGAMRLSALMGQQVIYVMTHDSIGLGEDGPTHQPIEHLAMLRATPNITVFRPCDIVETAECWEIALRQQDRPSVLVLSRQNLPMLRLGHSSTALSVRGAYVLRESATARDVTLLATGSEVEIAIAAAERLQADHGIAAAVVSMPSWELFEEQTPEYRRSVLGTAPRVAIEAACRLGWDRYIGEGGTFIGMNGFGASAPAPELYRHFGITVEAAVEAACRLVP, encoded by the coding sequence ATGCAAGAACAGGCCCTGAAGACGAGCCCCGAACCGATAGAGGTGAGCGAGCGCGACATGGCAAATGCCGTTCGTGCGCTGGCCATGGATGGCGTGCAGCGGGCGAATTCCGGTCACCCTGGCATGCCGATGGGCATGGCGGATGTCGCAACGGTCCTCTTCACCCGCTTTCTCAAGATCGATCCCGCTCATCCTGACTGGCCGGACCGCGACCGCTTCGTCCTGTCGGCGGGGCACGGCTCAATGCTGCAGTATGCGTTGCATTACCTGGTCGGCTATCCGGATATGACCGTCGAGGAGCTCAAGCGCTTTCGGCAGCTCGGCGCGCGGACGGCGGGCCACCCCGAATACGGCCATGCCAGCGGCATCGAGACGACGACGGGCCCGCTCGGACAGGGCATTTCGAGCGCCGTCGGAATGGCAATCGCCGAACGCCTCGCCAACGCCCGTTTTGGTGACGCCCTGGTCGACCATTATACCTATGTGATCGCCGGCGACGGATGCCTGCAAGAGGGGATCAGCCACGAGGCGATCGATCTCGCTGGCCATCTTCGGCTGTCGCGTCTGATCGTGCTCTGGGACAACAACTCGATTTCGATCGACGGACCGACGAACCTCTCCACGTCAATGGACCAGCTTTCACGGTTCACGGCTGCCGGCTTCGATGTCCAGGAGGTCGATGGACACGATTTCGAGGCGATCGAACGGGCAATTGCTCACGCCAGGCAGTCCGACAGGCCGTCGCTCATCTCCTGCCGGACGGTGATCGGCAAGGGCGCCCCGAACCTGCAGGGATCGGAGAAGACCCACGGCGCGCCGCTCGGCGACGCGGAGATCGCGGCCGCCCGCGAAGTGCTTCAGTGGCCGCACGCGCCCTTCGATGTGCCGGAGGCGATCCTCGATCGTTGGAGCGAGGTCGCCGAACGCGGCGACGAAGCCCGGCGCCGTTGGACGGCGCGGCTCGAAGCCTCGCCGGAGGCCGAGGCATTTCAGCGAACGCTTCGCAAGGAGCTTCCGGAGACACTGTTCGAGGCACTCGACGCCTTCCGCCGGGAGCATGTCGAGAAGGCAACCAAGGTCGCCACCCGCAAGGCTTCGGAGATGGTGCTTGGCGTTGTCAACGGCCTCACGGACCTGACGATCGGCGGCTCTGCAGACCTCACGCATTCCAACCTGACGGTCACCAAGGGAATGGAGGATGTGACGGCGAAGGACTTCTCCGGTCGCTACATCCACTACGGCATCCGCGAGCACGGCATGGCGGCGGCCATGAACGGACTGGCGCTGCATGGTGGCTTCATCCCCTATGGCGGCACCTTCCTGGTCTTCTCCGATTACGCCCGCGGGGCCATGCGCCTTTCGGCACTCATGGGCCAGCAGGTCATCTATGTGATGACCCACGATTCCATCGGGCTGGGCGAAGACGGCCCTACCCACCAACCGATCGAGCATCTGGCGATGCTGCGGGCGACGCCCAACATCACCGTCTTCCGGCCCTGCGACATCGTCGAGACGGCCGAGTGCTGGGAAATCGCATTGAGGCAGCAGGACCGGCCGAGCGTGCTGGTGCTCTCTCGCCAGAACCTGCCGATGCTCCGGCTCGGCCACAGCTCGACGGCCCTGTCCGTGCGCGGCGCCTACGTGTTGAGGGAGTCGGCAACGGCGCGGGACGTCACCTTGCTTGCGACCGGATCGGAGGTCGAGATCGCCATCGCCGCGGCCGAGCGGCTTCAGGCCGATCACGGGATCGCCGCCGCTGTCGTGTCGATGCCTTCCTGGGAACTCTTCGAAGAGCAGACGCCCGAGTATCGCCGCTCGGTGCTCGGCACTGCGCCGCGCGTGGCAATCGAAGCGGCATGCCGCCTCGGCTGGGATCGCTACATTGGCGAAGGTGGCACTTTCATCGGAATGAACGGCTTCGGCGCGAGCGCGCCGGCGCCGGAGCTCTATCGTCATTTCGGCATCACCGTCGAGGCCGCGGTGGAGGCGGCTTGCAGGCTGGTGCCCTAG
- the fba gene encoding class II fructose-bisphosphate aldolase (catalyzes the reversible aldol condensation of dihydroxyacetonephosphate and glyceraldehyde 3-phosphate in the Calvin cycle, glycolysis, and/or gluconeogenesis), whose amino-acid sequence MARITLRQLLDHAAERGYGVPAFNINNMEQGLAIMEAAKACDAPVIIQASRGARTYANDIMLAKMIDALAEIYPDIPVCMHQDHGNDEATCMTAIRHGFTSVMMDGSLEADAKTPASYEYNLEITERVARMAHWVGASVEGELGVLGSLETGESEAEDGHGAEGKLSQDQLLTDPDQAVDFVTRTKVDALAIACGTSHGAYKFTRKPTGDILAMRVIEEIHAKLPNTHLVMHGSSSVPQELQDVINRYGGDMPQTFGVPVEEIVRGIKHGVRKVNIDTDCRMAMAGQFRKVALERPGEFDPRKFLKPAMDAMRDLCRARFEAFGTAGNASRIKVVGLDEMARRYASGVLDPRIATAKAA is encoded by the coding sequence ATGGCAAGAATTACACTGCGACAACTGCTGGATCATGCCGCCGAACGCGGCTACGGCGTGCCGGCATTCAACATCAACAACATGGAACAGGGCCTCGCCATAATGGAGGCGGCGAAAGCCTGTGACGCGCCCGTCATCATTCAGGCATCGCGCGGTGCCCGCACCTACGCCAACGACATCATGCTTGCGAAGATGATCGACGCTCTCGCCGAGATCTACCCCGACATCCCGGTGTGCATGCATCAGGACCACGGCAACGACGAGGCGACTTGCATGACTGCGATCCGCCACGGCTTCACCTCGGTGATGATGGACGGCTCTCTTGAGGCGGATGCAAAAACGCCCGCCTCCTACGAGTACAATTTGGAAATCACCGAGCGCGTCGCCCGAATGGCCCATTGGGTCGGCGCCTCGGTGGAAGGCGAACTCGGCGTGCTCGGTTCGCTTGAAACCGGCGAGTCCGAGGCCGAGGACGGTCATGGTGCCGAGGGCAAGCTCAGCCAAGACCAGCTGCTGACCGATCCCGACCAGGCGGTCGACTTCGTAACCCGCACCAAGGTCGATGCGCTGGCGATTGCCTGCGGCACCTCGCACGGTGCCTACAAGTTCACCCGCAAGCCGACCGGCGACATTCTGGCGATGCGGGTCATCGAGGAAATTCACGCCAAGCTGCCGAACACACATCTCGTGATGCATGGCTCGTCCTCCGTTCCGCAGGAACTGCAGGACGTCATCAACAGGTACGGCGGCGACATGCCCCAGACCTTCGGTGTCCCTGTCGAGGAAATCGTCCGCGGCATCAAGCATGGCGTGCGCAAGGTCAATATCGACACCGACTGCCGCATGGCGATGGCCGGTCAGTTCCGCAAGGTCGCATTGGAACGGCCCGGAGAATTCGACCCGCGGAAGTTCCTGAAACCGGCGATGGACGCGATGCGCGACCTTTGCCGGGCTCGCTTCGAGGCCTTCGGGACAGCCGGGAACGCCTCTCGCATCAAGGTGGTCGGGCTCGATGAAATGGCCCGCCGCTACGCAAGCGGGGTACTCGACCCGCGCATCGCTACTGCCAAGGCTGCTTAG
- a CDS encoding form I ribulose bisphosphate carboxylase large subunit, with protein sequence MPHRSETVTGKERYKSGVMEYKKMGYWEPDYEPKDTDIIAVFRITPQDGVDPIEAAAAVAGESSTATWTVVWTDRLTATEKYRAKAYRVDPVPNGEGQYFAYIAYDLDLFEPGSIANLSASIIGNVFGFKPLKALRLEDMRFPVAYVKTFQGPATGIVVERERLDKFGRPLLGATVKPKLGLSGRNYGRVVYEALKGGLDFTKDDENINSQPFMHWRERFLYCMEAVNKAQAESGEIKGTYLNVTAATMEDMYERAEFAKELGSNIVMIDLVIGYTAIQSMAKWARRNDMILHLHRAGHSTYTRQKSHGVSFRVIAKWMRLAGVDHIHAGTVVGKLEGDPATTRGYYDICREDFNPMRLENGIFFDQHWASLNKLMPVASGGIHAGQMHQLLDLLGEDVVLQFGGGTIGHPMGIAAGATANRVALECMVLARNEGRDIVNEGPEILRAAARHCQPLRQALDVWKDVTFNYTSTDSPDFVPTATAAE encoded by the coding sequence ATGCCGCACAGGTCAGAAACGGTTACCGGTAAGGAACGCTACAAATCCGGCGTCATGGAATACAAGAAAATGGGGTATTGGGAGCCCGATTACGAGCCCAAGGACACCGACATCATCGCGGTCTTTCGTATCACGCCGCAGGATGGGGTGGATCCGATCGAGGCGGCCGCAGCGGTTGCCGGCGAGTCTTCGACGGCCACTTGGACGGTTGTCTGGACGGACCGGCTGACGGCGACGGAGAAGTATCGCGCCAAGGCCTATCGTGTCGATCCGGTGCCGAACGGCGAAGGCCAGTACTTCGCCTACATCGCCTACGATCTCGACCTCTTCGAGCCGGGCTCCATCGCCAACCTCAGCGCGTCGATCATCGGAAACGTCTTCGGTTTCAAGCCGCTGAAGGCGCTGCGTCTGGAGGACATGCGTTTCCCCGTCGCCTATGTGAAGACGTTCCAAGGTCCGGCGACCGGCATCGTGGTCGAACGGGAGCGGCTCGACAAATTCGGACGGCCGCTGCTCGGCGCCACGGTGAAGCCGAAGCTCGGTCTTTCCGGCCGCAATTACGGCCGTGTCGTGTACGAAGCGCTCAAGGGCGGGCTCGACTTCACCAAGGACGACGAGAACATCAATTCGCAGCCATTCATGCACTGGCGAGAGCGCTTCCTCTACTGCATGGAGGCAGTCAACAAGGCGCAGGCAGAGTCCGGGGAGATCAAGGGAACGTATCTCAATGTCACCGCGGCGACGATGGAGGACATGTATGAGCGTGCGGAATTCGCCAAGGAGCTCGGTTCGAACATCGTGATGATCGACCTCGTGATCGGCTACACCGCCATCCAGTCGATGGCGAAATGGGCGCGTCGCAACGACATGATCCTGCATCTGCACCGGGCCGGCCATTCAACCTATACCCGTCAGAAGAGCCACGGCGTCTCTTTCCGGGTCATCGCCAAATGGATGCGGCTCGCCGGCGTTGACCACATTCATGCCGGCACCGTGGTCGGCAAGCTCGAAGGCGATCCGGCCACGACGCGCGGCTACTACGACATCTGCCGCGAGGACTTCAACCCGATGCGGCTTGAGAACGGCATCTTCTTCGACCAGCACTGGGCGTCGCTCAACAAACTGATGCCGGTCGCCTCCGGCGGCATTCATGCCGGACAGATGCACCAATTGCTCGATCTTCTCGGCGAGGATGTCGTCCTGCAGTTCGGTGGCGGGACGATCGGTCACCCCATGGGGATCGCCGCCGGTGCGACGGCCAATCGTGTCGCGCTCGAATGCATGGTGCTCGCCCGCAACGAGGGCCGGGACATCGTGAACGAGGGGCCGGAAATCCTCAGGGCTGCGGCGCGTCACTGCCAGCCACTGCGGCAGGCGCTCGACGTCTGGAAGGATGTCACCTTCAACTACACCTCGACGGACTCGCCGGACTTCGTTCCGACCGCGACCGCTGCCGAATAG
- a CDS encoding ribulose bisphosphate carboxylase small subunit, with product MYITQGAFSFLPPLTDEQIAKQVQYCIDKGWAVSLEFTDDPHPRNTYWDMWGHPMFDNPDAAALLMELRECRKVYGDRYIRLVAFDNGHGWESVKLSFIVNRPKEEPGFHLERQESAGRVVRYTTRSYATERPAGQRYG from the coding sequence ATGTACATCACCCAAGGCGCCTTCTCTTTCCTGCCGCCGCTGACGGACGAACAGATCGCCAAGCAGGTACAATACTGCATCGACAAGGGCTGGGCGGTCAGCCTCGAATTCACCGACGACCCGCATCCGCGCAATACCTATTGGGACATGTGGGGGCATCCGATGTTCGACAATCCGGATGCGGCTGCGCTGCTGATGGAACTGCGGGAATGCCGTAAGGTCTATGGTGACCGCTACATCCGGCTCGTCGCGTTCGACAACGGCCATGGTTGGGAATCGGTGAAGCTTTCCTTCATCGTCAACCGGCCGAAGGAGGAGCCGGGCTTCCATCTCGAACGGCAGGAATCCGCCGGGCGGGTCGTCCGCTATACGACCCGTTCCTATGCAACGGAACGGCCGGCGGGGCAGCGCTATGGCTGA